In Verrucomicrobiota bacterium, a single genomic region encodes these proteins:
- a CDS encoding sulfatase-like hydrolase/transferase, protein MKKIIYQIILMMLSIGLVWVERVQAESESLPNIIFYFSDDLGYADLACYGHPYAKTPVLDKLASEGARFEQHYVTGVTCSPSRTGVMTGIHCARFENYPAYHGFGERTTITELLKKRGYQTAHFGKWHISARGSETHGIYGIDHVFTDKQAETEFGRDYTPVKHAIDYIKEHAGKKPLYINIWGHSTHYPVQANPDFASKFIEVKVKPQDFEKTIHHKFDLCKEIGADVDVSMRNYLGDVYSVDFNVGKVLKAIDEVGIRENTLFVYSSDHGPAPINTNKSDDELAGNMLGYAGVFRGGKHDKTEGGIRVPFIIRWPGKVEAGRVDSDSITSFIDWMPTLASIAGVQDLPEQMDGEDISDIWLGQTRERKTPLFWKTSSVNSPAAIRQGKWKYHEGGKRTEPALYDLRADPSESRNLAKEEPEVAAELQAKVDAWSAELPKSYNKERVKKKKNKKDEA, encoded by the coding sequence ATGAAAAAAATAATCTACCAGATCATCTTGATGATGCTGAGCATAGGGCTCGTATGGGTTGAAAGAGTTCAAGCAGAATCAGAAAGCTTGCCCAATATTATTTTCTATTTCAGCGATGATCTCGGCTATGCAGACCTGGCTTGCTATGGGCATCCCTACGCCAAGACTCCTGTTTTAGATAAGCTGGCCTCTGAAGGTGCGCGCTTTGAACAACATTATGTGACCGGCGTCACATGCTCTCCGAGCCGAACAGGGGTGATGACGGGCATTCACTGCGCACGCTTTGAAAATTACCCCGCTTATCATGGATTCGGAGAACGCACGACGATAACCGAGCTGCTAAAGAAACGAGGGTATCAGACCGCTCACTTCGGTAAATGGCACATCAGCGCCCGAGGTTCTGAAACGCACGGCATCTATGGAATTGATCATGTTTTTACGGACAAACAGGCGGAAACAGAGTTTGGTCGTGATTACACTCCGGTAAAGCATGCCATTGATTACATCAAAGAGCACGCCGGTAAGAAGCCTCTTTACATCAATATCTGGGGACATAGCACCCATTATCCTGTGCAAGCCAATCCAGATTTCGCCAGCAAATTCATTGAAGTGAAAGTGAAGCCGCAGGACTTTGAGAAGACAATTCATCATAAGTTTGACTTATGCAAGGAGATCGGAGCGGATGTCGATGTGTCCATGCGCAACTATCTGGGGGATGTTTATTCGGTAGACTTCAACGTTGGGAAGGTTCTCAAAGCCATCGATGAGGTGGGCATTCGTGAGAATACTCTATTTGTCTACTCAAGTGACCACGGCCCCGCTCCCATCAATACAAATAAGTCTGATGATGAATTGGCTGGGAACATGCTAGGATACGCGGGCGTCTTTCGCGGTGGTAAGCATGATAAAACGGAAGGCGGTATCCGGGTACCTTTCATTATTCGTTGGCCGGGTAAAGTAGAGGCGGGACGTGTAGACAGCGATAGTATTACTTCATTTATCGACTGGATGCCTACGCTTGCTTCTATTGCTGGGGTCCAGGATCTTCCGGAACAAATGGATGGAGAAGACATTTCTGATATCTGGCTTGGCCAAACGCGCGAACGCAAAACGCCTCTTTTCTGGAAAACAAGCTCAGTCAACAGTCCTGCTGCCATTCGCCAAGGCAAATGGAAATACCACGAGGGAGGTAAGAGGACAGAGCCCGCATTATACGATCTGCGCGCAGATCCATCCGAGAGTCGCAATCTAGCCAAGGAGGAGCCGGAGGTGGCGGCAGAGTTGCAGGCTAAAGTGGATGCTTGGTCTGCTGAACTACCCAAGTCTTACAATAAAGAAAGAGTCAAGAAAAAGAAAAACAAGAAAGATGAAGCATAG
- a CDS encoding sulfatase-like hydrolase/transferase — MVKLFAVLFYSLCFSLVSTHLLRATEEQKPNIILYLSDDLGYADLAFMGHPYAKTPHLDSLAKQGAVFMQHYVSGVTCAPSRAGIMTGRHSARYQKYPADFGYGDRATITSLLSKHGYTTAHFGKWHMGPDESVGTYGYDEIFAESNNRNAFNTPSRDKPLTDKAIEFIQRMAKEGKPFYANVWGHSTHYPIRTYPEIMKEMGDIPFNRSDFSETIQERFDRSESWKPDLKDSMTQYVADVYGIDKNMGRIMQTLEQSGIAKNTILVFSSDHGPQNENRKRDYAEHMLGYTGHLKGYKGNQFEGGVRVPFMIRWPAKIQAGRVDTESVTSFIDWLPTLSRIVGIKSLPEGLDGEDISDIWLKGPRDRKTNLYWKTSNSKSRISIRSGQWKYHQVSTGDQLYDLIKDPGEKNDLSQQYPEVLSSLATEAKKWGSTLPATYEKKETRKKKDKKKKSN; from the coding sequence ATGGTGAAATTATTTGCGGTCCTGTTTTATTCACTTTGTTTTTCTCTAGTATCTACCCATCTGCTTCGCGCTACCGAGGAACAGAAACCAAACATCATTCTTTATTTATCAGATGATTTAGGTTATGCGGATTTAGCCTTTATGGGCCATCCTTATGCCAAGACACCTCATTTGGACAGCTTGGCTAAGCAAGGTGCTGTATTCATGCAGCATTATGTTTCCGGTGTTACTTGCGCGCCCAGCCGTGCTGGTATCATGACAGGTAGGCATTCTGCCAGATATCAGAAATACCCAGCAGATTTTGGATACGGGGATCGGGCAACCATAACAAGTCTTTTGAGTAAGCACGGCTATACAACCGCACACTTTGGCAAATGGCACATGGGACCAGATGAATCAGTAGGCACTTACGGTTATGACGAGATCTTTGCAGAAAGTAATAACCGAAACGCCTTTAACACTCCTTCCCGGGATAAGCCGCTTACTGACAAAGCCATAGAATTCATCCAGCGTATGGCTAAAGAAGGAAAGCCTTTCTATGCCAATGTCTGGGGACACAGCACCCATTACCCTATCAGAACCTATCCCGAAATCATGAAAGAAATGGGTGACATACCCTTCAATCGATCTGATTTTTCTGAGACAATCCAAGAACGGTTTGACCGAAGCGAATCTTGGAAACCTGACCTCAAAGATTCCATGACTCAGTATGTTGCCGATGTCTATGGGATCGACAAGAACATGGGCCGCATTATGCAGACCCTTGAACAGTCAGGGATTGCCAAGAATACCATCTTGGTCTTTTCCAGCGACCACGGTCCACAAAATGAAAATAGAAAAAGGGATTATGCCGAACATATGCTTGGCTATACGGGCCACTTAAAAGGCTACAAAGGAAATCAGTTCGAAGGAGGCGTGCGGGTGCCCTTTATGATTCGCTGGCCAGCTAAGATTCAAGCCGGAAGAGTCGACACTGAGAGTGTTACGTCATTTATCGACTGGCTGCCTACTTTGTCTCGTATAGTTGGAATTAAAAGTCTTCCGGAGGGTTTGGACGGTGAAGACATTTCCGATATCTGGTTGAAAGGTCCCAGAGATCGTAAGACCAATCTATACTGGAAAACATCCAATTCTAAGTCTCGTATTTCTATTCGTTCAGGTCAGTGGAAATATCATCAAGTATCAACGGGTGATCAACTCTATGATCTCATTAAGGATCCCGGAGAGAAAAATGATTTATCTCAACAATACCCTGAAGTTCTCTCCAGCTTAGCTACAGAAGCTAAAAAGTGGGGTAGCACCCTGCCCGCTACTTACGAGAAAAAGGAAACGAGAAAAAAGAAGGATAAGAAAAAGAAAAGCAATTAA
- a CDS encoding sulfatase has protein sequence MNNIFMMTKWQLVFFAAYFWISPHFSHAASKPNIIFILVDDMPWWGTSVPQKENDPRSTSAFRVTPHVERLAQKGMTFSNAYAAAGMCAPSRTSIQTGLSPARHLFSGNSNFGESSSSEVTYEVKRKNRAAYLVEPSPLGSLNPKFMTIGEKLQEQGYATAHLGKWHVYGGGPSLHGYDVHNGETSNEEGKPTSGIEPDDPKRIFSMTKEGMEFITNQHKANKPFYVQLSHYVEHNKQMSLENTLAEFEKIEAVAAIGEGKNFKEASTHGAAVKDLDTSVGMLLDHLEKLGITDRTYVVFTSDNGKDLYNGKDSILRGDKWWLWEAGIRVPFIVAGPDIPGATYSSHNIVNYDLLPTFYEMAGGDPASLGDQVDGKSLLPLFRNQDSSSFEDRSVYFHYPHLRNSTAHSAVIKGDYKLYTFYEIPDKPQLFNLSEDLGETDNLASKMPEKAQLLLADLQGYLDRVGAYLPKVNDNADTSKPRFNPDKDAPTIAQRLSQQSDSLEGSKDKKKNKKKKQQEG, from the coding sequence ATGAACAACATCTTTATGATGACAAAGTGGCAGCTTGTTTTTTTTGCTGCGTATTTCTGGATCAGTCCACATTTCTCTCACGCGGCTAGTAAACCAAATATTATATTCATCCTGGTAGATGATATGCCATGGTGGGGAACATCTGTTCCACAAAAAGAAAACGATCCGCGTTCCACGTCGGCCTTTCGAGTTACTCCTCATGTCGAAAGGTTGGCTCAAAAGGGTATGACGTTTTCCAACGCCTATGCCGCCGCCGGTATGTGTGCCCCTTCACGCACCAGTATTCAAACAGGTCTTTCACCAGCTCGGCATTTATTCAGCGGGAATAGTAATTTTGGCGAAAGTAGCTCTTCCGAGGTGACCTATGAAGTGAAGAGGAAAAACAGAGCAGCGTATTTGGTGGAGCCTTCACCTCTCGGCTCACTGAATCCTAAATTCATGACAATCGGGGAGAAGCTCCAGGAACAAGGCTACGCCACAGCACATTTAGGCAAATGGCATGTTTATGGGGGTGGTCCAAGTCTACACGGATATGATGTACATAATGGCGAGACATCCAATGAGGAAGGCAAGCCTACAAGCGGTATAGAACCAGATGATCCGAAGAGGATTTTTAGTATGACCAAAGAGGGTATGGAGTTCATCACCAATCAGCACAAAGCGAACAAGCCGTTTTATGTCCAATTATCTCATTATGTCGAACATAACAAACAGATGTCCCTAGAAAACACTTTGGCTGAGTTTGAAAAAATCGAGGCGGTCGCAGCTATAGGCGAGGGCAAAAATTTTAAGGAAGCTTCTACCCATGGAGCAGCCGTGAAAGACCTCGATACCTCGGTGGGGATGCTTTTGGATCATCTTGAAAAGCTGGGTATTACCGACCGCACCTATGTCGTTTTTACATCGGATAATGGCAAAGATTTATATAATGGTAAGGATAGTATTCTCCGCGGAGATAAATGGTGGCTATGGGAAGCAGGCATACGCGTGCCATTCATCGTCGCAGGTCCAGACATACCAGGGGCTACCTACTCAAGTCACAATATTGTGAATTATGATCTCTTGCCAACGTTCTACGAAATGGCCGGCGGTGACCCGGCAAGTCTAGGGGATCAGGTAGATGGCAAGAGTCTGTTACCCCTTTTTAGGAATCAAGATAGTTCCTCATTTGAAGACCGGTCAGTCTATTTTCACTACCCACACTTGAGAAATTCTACGGCTCATTCCGCAGTCATCAAAGGCGATTACAAATTGTACACGTTTTATGAAATACCGGATAAACCCCAACTATTTAATCTGAGTGAAGACTTAGGCGAAACCGACAACTTGGCTTCTAAAATGCCTGAAAAGGCGCAATTACTCCTGGCAGATCTTCAAGGATATCTTGACCGGGTAGGGGCCTACTTGCCAAAAGTAAATGATAATGCGGACACGAGCAAGCCTCGCTTCAACCCCGATAAAGACGCACCAACCATCGCCCAGAGATTGAGTCAGCAGTCAGATTCCCTAGAGGGAAGCAAAGATAAGAAGAAAAATAAGAAGAAAAAGCAGCAAGAAGGCTAA
- a CDS encoding helix-turn-helix transcriptional regulator, producing the protein MPSGRPSKFKRSSFGTRLFKIRIEKGLSQRQVAESVGVSQQAYAGWERTTVAFRPEQIVNLAKNFKMTIDALLGVKNATKSK; encoded by the coding sequence ATGCCCAGTGGACGTCCCTCAAAATTTAAAAGATCTTCTTTTGGTACAAGGCTTTTTAAAATAAGAATTGAAAAAGGCCTTTCACAGCGACAGGTAGCTGAGAGCGTTGGAGTGTCTCAGCAAGCATACGCTGGATGGGAGAGAACCACCGTAGCTTTTAGACCAGAACAAATTGTCAATCTTGCTAAAAATTTTAAAATGACAATTGACGCTCTTCTAGGCGTCAAAAATGCTACTAAGTCTAAATAA
- a CDS encoding sulfatase-like hydrolase/transferase, with amino-acid sequence MKSEDGKYDPASFTSIHLKKLSMKKRKSMNLLYQLRRIILGLSLMTAGAVAQDKPNIVFLYIDDWAWGGTPVAMHESMKNSKMPILQMPNLEKMAAQGMTFTNAYGSPQCAPARACVQTGQSNPNNGLTLVLGKTSGEYYDKRKKYSNLPLVPNVAEKSLAEDAVTIPEVLKPQGYVSAHIGKWHLYCDPGEKGYVLHDGDTDNTPGNTLAKLKNESGDGGGKQGKGKGGGKKVIPDNMTDPKLMFSITEKAIGFMEEQARAKRPFFLMVSHYAMHSGSECLPATREKYAALPEIQAYYERNGMKEGSFSSKRDPAVWFGMGEDLDGRIGALFDKMDQLGIRDNTYVVLASDNGYRHKELLVMEEMTQPLHGHKWWAWDGGIRVPMLAMGPGIKPGSVFKENVINYDFLPTFLDWAGGDPKSLENVDGVSLADYMKGKEPTKEFINRPLYFHLPHYREEIPHSAIIAGRYKLMHFYDAPETPMLFDLQVDPGEVSNVAKEFPEKHRQMLDQMMSYLKKVDARIPMVNPDYDPEVYKSLKNYKQYLSWGAFEGKRPLAKDEK; translated from the coding sequence ATGAAGTCAGAAGATGGCAAATACGATCCGGCATCGTTTACATCCATCCATTTGAAAAAGCTCTCCATGAAGAAAAGAAAAAGTATGAATCTATTGTATCAATTAAGACGAATCATCCTGGGCTTGAGTCTGATGACCGCTGGTGCGGTCGCTCAGGATAAGCCCAACATCGTGTTTTTATACATCGATGACTGGGCTTGGGGTGGCACTCCTGTCGCCATGCACGAATCGATGAAAAATTCAAAGATGCCCATTCTGCAGATGCCCAACTTGGAAAAGATGGCTGCACAGGGCATGACATTTACCAATGCTTATGGATCTCCACAATGCGCTCCGGCGCGGGCTTGTGTTCAGACAGGACAGTCCAACCCCAACAATGGCTTGACGCTGGTCCTAGGTAAAACGAGCGGTGAATACTACGATAAGAGGAAAAAATATTCGAACTTACCTTTGGTACCAAATGTCGCCGAGAAGTCTTTAGCTGAGGACGCCGTGACCATACCAGAGGTTTTAAAACCCCAGGGCTATGTTAGTGCTCATATTGGCAAGTGGCATCTGTACTGCGATCCCGGTGAGAAAGGATATGTGCTTCATGATGGCGATACGGATAACACTCCCGGAAACACCCTCGCCAAGCTCAAAAACGAGAGCGGTGACGGCGGTGGAAAGCAAGGGAAGGGCAAAGGTGGCGGAAAAAAGGTGATTCCTGACAATATGACCGATCCCAAACTGATGTTTAGCATCACGGAAAAAGCCATCGGTTTCATGGAAGAACAGGCTCGAGCGAAACGACCTTTCTTTCTGATGGTATCTCACTATGCCATGCATTCAGGTTCCGAGTGTCTGCCTGCCACGCGTGAGAAGTATGCTGCTCTTCCAGAAATCCAAGCCTACTACGAGAGAAATGGCATGAAAGAAGGGTCGTTCTCATCTAAAAGGGATCCTGCGGTTTGGTTCGGGATGGGTGAGGATCTTGACGGGCGCATTGGAGCATTGTTCGACAAAATGGATCAACTGGGTATCCGCGACAATACGTATGTTGTGCTGGCCTCTGATAACGGCTATCGCCATAAAGAGCTTCTAGTCATGGAGGAGATGACGCAACCCTTGCATGGGCATAAATGGTGGGCTTGGGACGGTGGAATCCGCGTTCCCATGTTAGCCATGGGTCCCGGAATTAAACCCGGTTCGGTTTTCAAGGAGAATGTGATTAATTATGATTTTTTACCCACCTTTCTAGACTGGGCAGGTGGTGATCCCAAGAGTCTAGAAAACGTCGATGGAGTCAGTTTGGCAGATTACATGAAAGGAAAAGAACCCACTAAAGAATTTATCAACCGTCCTCTTTATTTTCACCTGCCTCATTATCGAGAAGAGATCCCCCACTCCGCAATTATTGCGGGACGGTACAAGTTGATGCATTTCTATGATGCCCCGGAGACTCCTATGCTTTTTGACTTGCAGGTCGATCCCGGTGAAGTTTCCAATGTGGCCAAAGAGTTTCCCGAAAAGCACCGTCAGATGTTGGACCAGATGATGTCCTATTTGAAAAAAGTGGACGCTCGTATTCCCATGGTGAATCCAGATTACGATCCTGAAGTCTACAAAAGCCTGAAAAATTATAAACAATACTTGAGCTGGGGAGCTTTTGAGGGAAAACGTCCCCTAGCAAAGGACGAGAAATAG